A stretch of Paenibacillus peoriae DNA encodes these proteins:
- a CDS encoding GntR family transcriptional regulator: MNIPVQIDENSAEPLYAQIEKQLRSLIVTGQIAAGTLLPSIREFAGTLRCSVITVRRVYQDLENEGLLRTRQGMGTFVALVEDDKRSGYRLKAVTEALETAIDTGIAVQMTEQELLELFAEMVKRRYEVQVKE, from the coding sequence GTGAATATACCAGTGCAAATTGATGAGAATAGCGCGGAACCGCTGTATGCGCAGATTGAAAAGCAACTTCGCTCACTCATCGTAACCGGACAGATTGCAGCGGGAACGCTGCTTCCCTCCATTCGGGAGTTCGCAGGGACGCTCCGCTGCAGCGTCATCACCGTCCGGCGGGTCTATCAGGATTTGGAGAACGAAGGCTTGCTTCGTACCCGGCAGGGAATGGGCACCTTCGTAGCTCTGGTCGAAGACGATAAGCGCTCAGGTTACCGCCTTAAAGCAGTGACCGAGGCGTTGGAAACGGCGATTGACACAGGCATCGCTGTACAGATGACAGAACAGGAATTGTTGGAGCTTTTCGCAGAAATGGTGAAGAGAAGGTATGAAGTCCAAGTGAAGGAGTGA
- a CDS encoding ABC transporter ATP-binding protein, which yields MGIQIKTPIIEISQVYKTRGNREIGPINLTIEPGYVVALAGHNGSGKSTLIHLLTQLIHPDSGEIRWFGQAYPDGMPADTRQWVGYMSEQPTREEDRLTAEAAAAFRALWYPGWDETRFQRLMERFQVPQHTKLSRMSKGERRKFELAAALAPHPRLLLLDEPSSGLDPFAWKIMLEELRDCMENGKTTVIIATHIIDEIKRLADYIVLMHDGRLLGKLEKDHLLENSKEMWFEGTPEEASELPGVVEMESEGGLQRIVTLAAGETSAILEQAGIRPIRVRRLELDDILVYWSAGQLSEDAETYTQKKGAE from the coding sequence ATGGGGATACAGATAAAAACACCCATTATTGAGATAAGCCAAGTCTATAAAACTCGAGGTAACCGGGAAATTGGACCGATTAATCTAACCATTGAACCGGGATATGTAGTCGCTTTGGCTGGACATAACGGATCGGGCAAAAGTACATTGATTCATCTGCTGACTCAGCTTATCCACCCGGATTCCGGTGAAATACGTTGGTTCGGTCAAGCGTATCCGGACGGCATGCCGGCAGATACACGACAATGGGTTGGGTATATGTCAGAGCAGCCGACCCGTGAGGAAGATCGACTCACAGCAGAAGCAGCAGCGGCGTTTCGAGCCTTGTGGTATCCCGGCTGGGATGAAACACGTTTTCAGCGTCTGATGGAACGATTTCAGGTTCCTCAGCATACGAAATTATCGCGCATGTCCAAGGGAGAGCGCCGTAAGTTTGAACTGGCTGCAGCCTTGGCGCCTCACCCTCGTTTGTTGCTGCTGGATGAGCCTTCGTCGGGTTTAGACCCTTTTGCCTGGAAAATCATGCTGGAGGAACTGCGGGATTGTATGGAGAACGGCAAAACGACGGTCATTATTGCCACTCATATCATAGACGAGATTAAGCGTTTGGCGGATTATATTGTCCTGATGCATGATGGCAGGCTGCTCGGCAAGCTGGAAAAAGACCATTTGCTCGAAAATAGCAAAGAAATGTGGTTTGAAGGCACACCGGAGGAGGCATCGGAACTTCCGGGTGTTGTAGAGATGGAGAGCGAAGGCGGATTGCAGCGAATTGTAACGTTGGCAGCCGGAGAGACCAGCGCCATCTTGGAACAAGCGGGCATCCGCCCCATCCGTGTGCGGCGTTTGGAACTGGATGATATTTTAGTATATTGGTCTGCGGGACAACTATCAGAAGATGCGGAGACATACACGCAGAAAAAAGGAGCGGAGTAA
- a CDS encoding ABC transporter ATP-binding protein produces MNMLELKEVVKQYGNHTAVNGISLNVNGGEIYGLLGGNGAGKTTTMRMVLGLIYPDGGNIQYEGKPYSKELQRTMGYLPEERGLYPKVKVSEQINYLGRLRGMSAKEADKSLRYWLERFGVPEYYDKRIEELSKGNQQKMGFIAAVVHRPTLLILDEAFSGLDPVNVELLKDTVKELRDDGAAILFSTHRMEHVEELCRHITILHRSNTVVQGSVQEIKGRYPREKVRLITTGEVNGLEQLPGVRRVEPMDRGWMLHIEQPNAAKLVLQTALEQTDVEHFEIKEPTLNEIFIREVGDSHE; encoded by the coding sequence ATGAACATGCTGGAATTGAAAGAGGTCGTGAAGCAATATGGGAACCACACGGCGGTGAACGGAATTTCGCTGAATGTGAACGGTGGGGAGATTTACGGACTACTGGGAGGCAATGGAGCAGGCAAAACGACAACGATGCGCATGGTGCTCGGTCTGATTTACCCTGATGGAGGTAACATTCAATATGAGGGCAAGCCCTACAGCAAGGAGCTACAGCGGACGATGGGCTATTTGCCCGAGGAGCGAGGGTTGTACCCCAAGGTGAAGGTGAGCGAGCAAATTAACTATTTGGGCAGGTTGCGCGGAATGTCGGCTAAGGAGGCGGACAAAAGTCTACGCTACTGGCTGGAGCGCTTTGGGGTGCCCGAATATTACGACAAGCGGATTGAGGAGCTATCCAAGGGAAATCAGCAGAAAATGGGCTTTATTGCCGCCGTTGTGCATCGCCCGACGCTGCTCATTTTGGATGAGGCCTTTAGTGGGCTTGATCCGGTAAACGTTGAATTGCTTAAGGATACGGTGAAAGAGCTGCGGGACGATGGGGCTGCGATTTTATTCTCGACCCACCGCATGGAGCATGTGGAGGAACTGTGCCGCCATATTACGATTTTGCATCGCTCAAATACAGTTGTGCAGGGAAGTGTGCAGGAGATTAAGGGCCGTTACCCGCGTGAAAAAGTTCGTCTCATCACTACAGGTGAAGTGAACGGACTGGAACAGCTGCCCGGCGTGCGCCGTGTAGAGCCTATGGATCGCGGCTGGATGCTGCATATTGAGCAGCCGAATGCGGCGAAGTTGGTATTACAAACGGCGTTGGAGCAAACGGATGTAGAGCATTTTGAGATCAAGGAACCTACGCTGAACGAGATTTTTATAAGAGAGGTGGGTGATTCCCATGAATAG
- a CDS encoding ABC transporter permease, producing MNRLGTVIGFTFRQKARTKSFIITTLVLALLITLGMNLPYLISLFKADGTGGSGTTAAEHHRLGLIAGSRIEVANQLEKFTKEQSNPAAIWKRYDNVQTPAMQQALKNGELQGYVQFTEPTDKGDTFPKVEYVSVEKEPSPAVITLLQTGLQEAKVKAIMGGNALTSDQIREISTPVIVDSREVDGSSEAGGAVGTEEKETSMINYGLVYVLMILFFTSSMMTGNMIAAEVTSEKSSRIMEILITSVSPLTQMFGKIIGIFLVGLLQIAVFAAAVCANLMLPHNNVILSSAGLDLSQLNIAVLGYGLVFYILGYFLYAVLFAAVGSIVSRTEELGQAIMPITVLSLAAFYIGIFNIAASDTIFVKVAGYIPFFSPTVMLLRIGLERASLLEIWLSLGILVASILMFGWLAAKIYRTGVLMYGKRPSFKELRKAMKAYKI from the coding sequence ATGAATAGACTGGGTACGGTAATCGGTTTTACGTTTCGTCAGAAGGCGAGAACCAAATCTTTTATCATTACAACGCTGGTACTGGCCTTGCTCATTACGCTTGGTATGAATCTGCCATATTTGATTTCTTTGTTTAAAGCAGATGGGACAGGAGGTTCGGGCACGACGGCAGCCGAGCATCATCGCTTGGGACTGATTGCCGGGAGCCGGATAGAAGTGGCGAATCAACTGGAGAAATTCACCAAGGAGCAATCCAACCCGGCAGCCATCTGGAAGCGTTATGACAACGTACAAACACCAGCCATGCAGCAAGCCTTGAAAAATGGGGAGCTGCAAGGTTACGTACAGTTCACGGAGCCTACCGACAAGGGAGACACGTTTCCTAAAGTGGAATATGTCTCTGTAGAAAAAGAGCCATCTCCTGCTGTAATTACATTGTTGCAGACGGGACTTCAGGAAGCTAAGGTCAAAGCCATTATGGGCGGCAATGCATTGACCAGTGATCAAATTCGTGAGATTAGCACACCTGTAATAGTGGACAGCAGGGAAGTAGACGGTTCGTCTGAGGCAGGGGGAGCTGTGGGGACAGAGGAAAAAGAGACCTCTATGATTAACTATGGTTTGGTCTATGTACTGATGATTTTATTCTTCACCTCCTCCATGATGACGGGGAATATGATTGCTGCAGAGGTGACATCGGAAAAAAGCTCACGTATCATGGAGATTCTCATCACAAGTGTCTCACCGTTGACCCAGATGTTCGGAAAAATTATCGGCATTTTCCTGGTCGGCCTGCTGCAAATTGCTGTCTTTGCAGCCGCTGTATGTGCCAACCTTATGCTGCCGCATAATAATGTCATTCTTAGCTCAGCCGGGCTGGATCTGTCGCAACTGAATATCGCGGTGTTGGGTTATGGTCTGGTATTCTACATCCTCGGCTACTTTCTCTACGCAGTACTGTTCGCCGCGGTGGGCTCCATTGTTAGCCGTACCGAGGAGTTGGGACAGGCGATCATGCCGATTACCGTGCTGTCACTAGCAGCCTTTTATATCGGTATCTTCAATATCGCCGCATCTGATACGATTTTCGTAAAGGTTGCCGGGTACATCCCATTTTTCTCGCCAACCGTCATGCTGTTGCGGATTGGTCTGGAACGGGCGAGCCTGCTGGAAATCTGGCTGTCACTTGGTATTCTGGTCGCCTCCATTTTGATGTTCGGTTGGCTGGCCGCCAAGATCTACCGTACGGGTGTCTTAATGTATGGCAAACGTCCTTCGTTCAAAGAGCTAAGAAAAGCTATGAAGGCTTACAAGATTTAA
- a CDS encoding LacI family DNA-binding transcriptional regulator has translation MAEKVTVQDIADAMGLSRNTISKALNNHPQIPEGTKKRVIQKAAEMKYKNYSFMNGGNIALLTRGDINAISFYSETIKGMETSLRAEGFNLILSLVNPEDIHSCTLPSNINQSNVNGIVCIEIFQEAYIETILNTGIPTVFIDFLPESLNSPHKFDILLMENHRTTYNLTRSLIGRGHSEIGFIGDHNHCRSFYERWLGYDQALRMHRASSGETFSIKLEDNNPYLSVEWMLEQLKQLPKLPTAFVCANDDIGISVIRALKELHIDVPGQIEVTGFDDIANAKIIDPPLTTVHTYPYGLGTRVVESLLARLEQPDRRNETIHLETCIVHRGSTKSS, from the coding sequence ATGGCTGAGAAAGTAACGGTTCAAGACATCGCGGATGCAATGGGGCTGTCTCGAAATACCATATCCAAAGCCCTCAACAACCATCCGCAAATTCCAGAGGGCACAAAAAAGAGAGTAATCCAAAAAGCAGCGGAGATGAAATACAAAAACTACAGTTTTATGAATGGAGGCAATATTGCTCTTCTTACACGAGGGGACATTAACGCCATCAGCTTCTACTCTGAAACGATTAAAGGAATGGAAACCTCCCTGCGCGCTGAAGGCTTTAATCTGATCTTATCTCTTGTCAATCCTGAGGATATCCATTCATGCACACTTCCCTCCAATATTAACCAATCAAATGTGAACGGAATTGTTTGTATTGAGATCTTCCAAGAAGCCTATATTGAAACTATTCTAAACACGGGCATTCCAACGGTATTTATCGATTTTTTGCCAGAGTCGTTGAACTCTCCACACAAATTCGACATCCTCTTGATGGAGAATCACCGCACGACATACAATCTTACTCGTTCTCTCATTGGACGCGGCCATTCGGAGATTGGATTTATCGGAGACCACAATCACTGTCGAAGCTTCTATGAGCGTTGGCTTGGTTACGATCAAGCCCTCCGGATGCATCGCGCTTCATCTGGAGAGACGTTCAGCATCAAGCTTGAGGACAACAATCCTTATCTATCTGTTGAGTGGATGCTTGAACAGTTGAAGCAGCTTCCAAAGCTTCCGACAGCATTTGTTTGTGCCAACGATGATATTGGAATTTCGGTTATTCGTGCGCTAAAGGAGTTGCACATCGATGTTCCTGGACAAATCGAGGTAACAGGTTTTGACGATATTGCTAATGCCAAGATTATCGATCCTCCGCTCACGACCGTACATACTTATCCGTACGGACTCGGTACACGCGTCGTTGAGTCCTTGTTGGCTCGATTGGAGCAGCCGGATCGACGGAATGAGACCATTCATCTTGAGACATGCATCGTTCATAGAGGCTCCACGAAGTCTTCCTAA